In one window of Thermoplasmata archaeon DNA:
- a CDS encoding DNA methyltransferase, translating into MPLAELRGILEGENIRYNYFADFPVSVFSDIKNVEKRAAFTKTISTYLFQSEIDSILGKMKNIDFNAESFAVRIKNYSTKNVDTRALEKKIGGIYYKKVNLKDPEKEIRVLITNESVYAGFMIHNSFNKSIRERRNEKRPFRTNLSLPPNYARFLVNLARVKEKDTILDPFCGGGSILIEASAMGINANGTDIDIDMVQGAKKNLEHFALDASVYHGDVSKISEYFGTLDAIVTDPPYGRSAFINKENVSDLYDRSFREFKKLVKYGGFISIILPHYDYIKIGSRYFKLIEYHKLKVHRSLNRYFCVFKNVQD; encoded by the coding sequence ATGCCTTTAGCTGAGTTAAGAGGCATACTTGAAGGAGAAAATATCAGGTACAATTATTTTGCAGATTTCCCTGTTTCTGTTTTTTCTGATATAAAAAATGTAGAGAAAAGAGCTGCTTTTACAAAAACTATCAGTACCTATCTTTTTCAATCTGAGATTGATAGTATATTAGGCAAAATGAAAAATATAGATTTTAATGCTGAGTCATTTGCAGTTAGGATAAAAAACTACAGCACAAAAAATGTAGACACCAGAGCTCTCGAAAAGAAGATAGGTGGAATATATTATAAAAAAGTGAACTTAAAAGACCCAGAAAAGGAAATAAGAGTTTTGATAACAAATGAATCCGTATACGCTGGATTTATGATCCATAATAGTTTTAATAAGAGCATTAGAGAAAGAAGAAATGAAAAACGACCATTTCGTACAAATTTGTCATTGCCACCCAATTACGCACGCTTTTTAGTGAATTTAGCAAGAGTAAAAGAAAAAGATACAATTCTTGACCCATTTTGTGGTGGCGGGAGTATTCTGATAGAAGCAAGTGCTATGGGCATTAATGCCAATGGTACAGATATTGATATAGATATGGTACAAGGCGCAAAAAAGAATTTAGAACATTTTGCCCTAGATGCATCGGTGTACCATGGTGATGTTTCTAAAATTAGCGAATATTTTGGCACTTTAGATGCAATAGTAACTGACCCACCCTACGGTAGATCTGCATTTATAAACAAAGAGAATGTATCAGATCTTTATGACAGAAGTTTTAGAGAATTTAAAAAGCTGGTTAAATATGGTGGCTTTATATCTATAATTTTGCCGCATTATGATTATATTAAAATCGGCAGTCGATATTTTAAGTTAATAGAATATCATAAGTTAAAAGTGCATAGAAGTTTGAATAGATACTTCTGCGTTTTTAAAAACGTGCAAGATTAA
- a CDS encoding MFS transporter: MNLKNGLAIYSIVFSRAIYALNWYNIAPAFLLISATFSLRMGLLGLLPTVFMLGAGIFQVPAGIISTKIGAKNTAMTGLLLISLFSIFSGLALNFELLLLFRFVVGIGAAFYFAPIIPILNRLFKGENKGYVMGIYNGAFNFGGGFAILVWAIISYSLGWRIGLILGGIIGLITTVENIIVIPKDVKNDADSEIYSKIKMVLTSKSVWALAIGLSGFWGAYFTAAQFLVTYSESIKHIVPSFAGVMSSMILLMGIVGGPIGGKLSDKLGKRKLFMYIPALSIGVLFILIPFSDLVNLFAIVILIGFLDVIVFSILYAMPAEYAEIEPEYLPLAIGLINSVQILVGSFSPFLFGYIVDLSNYTIGWIFLGIFTIMFLPILHFAKGT; encoded by the coding sequence ATGAACCTTAAAAACGGGCTGGCTATTTATTCGATAGTCTTCTCTAGAGCAATATATGCACTTAATTGGTACAATATTGCCCCTGCATTTTTATTAATATCTGCAACATTCAGCTTGCGTATGGGACTATTAGGGCTTTTGCCAACAGTGTTTATGTTAGGAGCCGGTATATTTCAAGTTCCTGCAGGCATAATTTCTACAAAAATAGGTGCTAAGAATACAGCGATGACCGGACTTTTGCTAATCTCTTTATTTTCAATATTTTCTGGATTAGCTTTAAACTTCGAGTTATTACTGCTATTCAGATTTGTAGTTGGGATAGGCGCAGCATTCTATTTTGCGCCGATAATACCGATACTTAACAGGCTTTTTAAAGGCGAGAATAAAGGATATGTGATGGGCATTTATAATGGAGCATTTAACTTTGGTGGTGGCTTTGCAATATTAGTTTGGGCCATAATATCCTACTCTCTGGGCTGGAGAATCGGCCTAATTTTGGGCGGGATAATCGGACTGATCACTACTGTTGAGAACATTATTGTAATTCCCAAAGATGTAAAAAATGATGCTGATTCTGAAATTTATTCTAAGATCAAGATGGTGCTGACATCAAAAAGCGTATGGGCACTTGCAATAGGATTATCCGGGTTCTGGGGAGCGTATTTTACTGCTGCACAATTCCTGGTTACTTACTCTGAAAGCATAAAGCATATAGTTCCTTCCTTCGCTGGAGTTATGTCTTCAATGATCTTATTGATGGGCATTGTAGGTGGTCCTATTGGTGGTAAACTATCGGATAAACTAGGGAAAAGAAAGCTATTTATGTACATACCAGCATTATCTATAGGGGTACTGTTTATATTAATTCCATTCTCTGATCTTGTGAACCTTTTTGCAATAGTGATACTAATTGGCTTTTTAGATGTAATAGTTTTCTCTATTTTATATGCCATGCCCGCAGAATATGCTGAAATAGAGCCAGAATATCTGCCATTGGCAATAGGGCTTATAAACAGCGTGCAGATCTTGGTAGGTTCGTTCAGTCCCTTTCTTTTTGGATACATTGTTGACCTATCTAATTATACGATAGGATGGATATTTTTAGGAATATTCACAATTATGTTCTTACCGATTCTTCACTTTGCAAAGGGAACTTAA